DNA from Kitasatospora herbaricolor:
GGCGGTGGCGTCTGCGCCGCCGTCACGCTCAAGAAGTCGAAGGCCCTCAACGCCGGCTGGCTCGCGATCACCTTCGGCTGGGGCTTCGCGGTGATGATCGCCGCTTACATGTCCGCCCCGAAGTCCGGCGCGCACCTGAACCCGGCCGTCACCCTCGCCATCGCGGTCGACACCGGCGACTGGAGCAAGGTCCCGGTCTACCTCGGCTCCCAGCTGCTCGGCGCGATGATCGGCGCCGTACTGGTCTGGGCCACCTACCTCGGCCAGTTCCAGGCCAACGAGGAGCCGACCCTGGGCATCTTCTCAACCGGTCCCGAGATCCGGAACCCGATCCAGAACCTGCTCACCGAGATCATCGGCACCATGGTGCTCTGCCTGGCGATCCTCACCCAGGGCCTCACCAAGGGCCTCGGCCTGTCCGGCACCGGCATCCTGATCGTCGCCTTCACCGTGGTCGGCATCGGCCTCTCGCTCGGCGGCCCGACCGGCTACGCCATCAACCCGGTCCGCGACCTCGGCCCGCGCATCGTGCACTCGCTGCTGCCGATCCCGAACAAGGGCGGCTCCGACTGGGGCTACGCCTGGATTCCGGTCGCCGGTCCCGCCATCGGCGGTCTGCTGGCCGGCGTGCTCTTCAACGTCGCGTTCTGATCGACCCACCTGGTTTGCCTGCCGCATCCCCCCGGGGACTGAGACAGCGTCAGGCAAACCGGTAGTCCCGACCCCCAATCCCCCTCCTCAGAGCCGAGGCCCCAGACATGACCACAGCTCCCGACTCCACGACCGGCAGCTACATCGCCGCGATCGACCAGGGCACCACCTCCAGCCGGTGCATCATCTTCGGCGCCGACGGCCGCATCGTCGCCGTCGACCAGCAGGAGCACCGGCAGATCTTCCCCCAGCCGGGCTGGGTCGAGCACGACGCCGCCGAGATCTGGACCCGCGTCCAGTCCGTGGTCCGCGGCGCTCTGGAGAAGGCCGGCCTGACCAAGGACGACATCCGCGCGATCGGTATCACCAACCAGCGCGAGACCACCGTCCTCTGGGACAGGAACACCGGCGAGCCCGTCCACAACGCGCTGGTCTGGCAGGACACCCGCACCGAGGCGCTCTGCCGCGAGCTGGGCCGCAACGTCGGCCAGGACCGCTTCCGCCGCGAGACCGGCCTCCCGCTGGCCAGCTACTTCGCCGGCCCGAAGATCCGCTGGCTGCTGGACAACGTCGAGGGCCTGCGCGAGCGCGCCGAGGCCGGCGACATCCTGTTCGGCACCATGGACACCTGGGTGATCTGGAACCTCACCGGCGGCGTCGACGGCGGCCACCACATCACCGACGTCACCAACGCCTCGCGCACCATGCTGATGAACCTCGCCACCCTGGAGTGGGACGAGAAGATCGCCGAGTCGATGGGCGTGCCGCTCACCGTCCTGCCGGAGATCCGCTCCTCCGCCGAGGTCTACGGCACCGCCGTCGGCGACCGGAGGGCGTGCCGGTCGCCTCCGCGCTCGGCGACCAGCAGGCGGCCCTGTTCGGCCAGACCTGCTTCGACGAGGGCGAGGCCAAGAGCACCTACGGCACCGGCACCTTCCTGCTGCTGAACACCGGCGAGAAGATCGTCAACTCCTACCACGGCCTGCTGACCACCGTCGGGTACCGGATCGGCGACCAGGCCCCGGTCTACGCCCTGGAAGGCTCGATCGCCGTCACCGGCTCGCTGGTGCAATGGCTGCGCGACCAGCTCGGGATCATCTCGACGGCTGCCGAGATCGAGACCCTCGCCAACACCGTCGAGGACAACGGCGGCGCCTACTTCGTGCCGGCCTTCTCCGGCCTGTTCGCCCCGTACTGGCGCTCCGACGCCCGCGGTGTGATCGCCGGCCTCACCCGGTACGTCACCAAGGGCCACCTGGCCCGCGCCGTCCTGGAGGCCACCGCCTGGCAGACCCGCGAGGTCGTCGACGCCATGCAGAAGGACTCCGGAGTCGAGCTGACGGCCCTCAAGGTCGACGGCGGGATGACCTCCAACAACCTGCTCATGCAGAACATCGCCGACGTCCTGGACGCCCCGGTCGAGCGCCCGTACGTGGCCGAGACCACCGCGCTGGGCGCCGCCTACGCGGCCGGCCTCGCGGTCGGCTTCTGGCCCGACCTGGACACCCTGCGGGCCAACTGGCACCGCGCCGCCGAGTGGACCCCCCGGATGGACGAGGCGACCCGGGACCGCGAGTACAAGAAGTGGCTCAAGGCCGTCGAGCGCACCATGGGCTGGGTGGAGGAGGACGAACAGAGCTGACCGCAGGCCGGTCGGGGCCGCACCGGCCCCGACCGGCACCTCGCTTTCCCCGGGCCACTCCCGGCCCCGCACCAGCGGGCCGCGACCGGCCCACGGCACCATCGGGCCACGACCGGCCCTGCTGTTCCCGGGCCACGACCAGGGCCCGCCCGGCCTCCCCCGCGGGGCCGGACCGCACACCGAGAGGAGAAACGGCGCGCCGCCCGCACCGGACGCCGTAAACAACACCAT
Protein-coding regions in this window:
- a CDS encoding MIP/aquaporin family protein, which produces MSAFSNGDIFVGETLGTAALILLGGGVCAAVTLKKSKALNAGWLAITFGWGFAVMIAAYMSAPKSGAHLNPAVTLAIAVDTGDWSKVPVYLGSQLLGAMIGAVLVWATYLGQFQANEEPTLGIFSTGPEIRNPIQNLLTEIIGTMVLCLAILTQGLTKGLGLSGTGILIVAFTVVGIGLSLGGPTGYAINPVRDLGPRIVHSLLPIPNKGGSDWGYAWIPVAGPAIGGLLAGVLFNVAF